Proteins co-encoded in one Oncorhynchus kisutch isolate 150728-3 linkage group LG1, Okis_V2, whole genome shotgun sequence genomic window:
- the LOC109897453 gene encoding transcription initiation factor TFIID subunit 4 isoform X2 has product MLMSSRTNGDLLKRLQKQGLECKGGVVISNTWSQGSAMDASSSESDSSARHGQGKTVAVSASIITPLPNHGGKVASSETQTLNGGSFMNCHNSGSAVSLTGTPLSSSCTSSGNASVAVTVVNNGPGLSKGHASAVMPPSLNTTIIQTSFVNSQNVVTLSHAASLGTGPAISHIVRPSMQTAGSGTALNGPNAGLPFDCLNNGQSPTSVAVNAGSHIIMAEAPKTSIQTASCAVTNPSFQSAPRASTPVTVAASPGGSRSIAQQVLAPRHPQTSPNQPNVQNIQLPPGMVLVRSESGQLLMIHQQTLAQMQSQSQSQGVMAPCPATPTSTPPFQITSVQAPGTPILTRQVTPTTIIKKGLPVPTSVPVTTTLQKPPVTTTLQRPPVLQSPRIVVGSAAGTSMGTALPGATQRTVTASPGTTVTLATETMENVKKCKNFLSTLIKLASSGKQSSETAANVKDLVKDLLEGKIEVEDFTNRLYRELNSSPQPYLVPFLKRSLPALRQLTPDSAAFIQHSGLQQQASATTPTTVVLDSPALRPAAPTIRPHLQPVISKQGLTTPMVLQPRQQGAMVRPLQMTPMVTLRGPPPHSHIMLGQPQVQLKQLQTVPVVNPGVLTGSKSSPGAASLATVVQKNKLKEAGGMFRDDDDINDVASMAGVNLSEESARILATNSELVGAVTRSCKDEAFLHTSTLTSRILEIGKKFGVSDLGPEVVNYVSHASQTRLQNLLEKVSEVAQQRNINFKEDSRYEQTSDMRAQIKFFEQLDQMEKQRKEEQEREILMKAAKSRSRQEDPEQLRLKQKAKEMQQQELFQLRQKEANLTALAAIGPRKKRKMEAAAAAAGAEGSGSSPAASGSGSSGASRQFIRQRITRVNLRDLLFCLENERDTSHSHLLYKGFLK; this is encoded by the exons ATGCTAATGTCCAGCAGAACAAACGGGGATTTGCTCAAGAGGTTGCAAAAGCAG GGGCTGGAGTGCAAAGGGGGTGTCGTTATTAGTAATACGTGGTCCCAGGGTTCAGCTATGGATGCCTCATCGAGTGAGTCGGACTCATCGGCACGACACGGCCAAGGAAAAACTGTTGCTGTCAGTGCCAGTATAATAACTCCTCTCCCAAACCACGGGGGGAAAGTAGCCTCTTCCGAAACTCAAACTTTGAATGGAGGCAGTTTTATGAACTGTCACAATTCAGGAagcgctgtctctctcactgggaCACCGCTGTCAAGTAGTTGCACGAGTAGCGGCAATGCCTCGGTAGCTGTCACAGTTGTCAACAACGGGCCGGGGTTGTCAAAAGGACATGCGAGCGCAGTAATGCCACCTTCATTGAACACCACTATCATCCAGACATCATTCGTGAACTCTCAGAATGTTGTCACCTTGTCTCACGCTGCGAGTCTGGGCACTGGACCTGCCATATCACATATTGTGAGGCCATCTATGCAAACTGCGGGATCGGGTACAGCGCTGAATGGTCCTAATGCGGGATTGCCTTTCGATTGCCTGAACAATGGTCAGTCACCCACGTCTGTGGCTGTCAATGCGGGGTCGCACATAATCATGGCAGAGGCGCCCAAAACAAGCATACAGACTGCTTCATGTGCTGTAACGAACCCGTCGTTCCAGAGCGCACCGAGGGCTTCCACTCCGGTGACAGTGGCTGCTAGCCCGGGAGGGAGCCGTTCTATCGCGCAACAGGTGTTGGCGCCTCGGCACCCCCAGACATCCCCGAACCAGCCCAACGTTCAGAACATCCAGCTTCCCCCAG GTATGGTCCTGGTGCGCAGTGAGAGTGGGCAGCTGTTGATGATCCACCAGCAGACCCTGGCTCAGATGCAGTCCCAGTCCCAATCCCAGGGAGTCATGGCCCCCTGCCCAGCCACCCCCACCAGCACTCCTCCTTTCCAGATCACCTCAGTCCAG GCTCCTGGAACGCCCATCCTCACTAGGCAGGTGACTCCCACCACTATCATCAAGAAGGGCTTACCTGTGCCAACCTCTGTTCCTGTCACCACCACACTCCAGAAGCCTCCTGTCACCACCACACTCCAGAGGCCTCCTGTCCTACAG AGTCCCAGGATTGTGGTAGGGTCTGCTGCAGGCACTTCTATGGGGACAGCGCTACCAGGGGCCACCCAGAGGACCGTCACCGCATCACCCGGGACCACTGTCACCTTGGCAACG GAGACGATGGAGAATGTGAAGAAATGCAAGAACTTCCTGTCTACATTAATCAAGCTGGCGTCCAGCGGGAAGCAGTCCTCAGAGACTGCCGCCAACGTTAAAGACCTGGTCAAAGATCTCCTG GAAGGGAAGATTGAAGTCGAGGACTTCACCAACAGGTTATACAGAGAGCTCAACTCCTCACCTCAGCCTTACCTCGTGCCTTTCCTCAAG aggAGCCTTCCTGCTCTGCGGCAGCTCACCCCAGACTCAGCAGCCTTCATCCAGCACAGTGGGCTCCAGCAGCAGGCCTctgccaccacccccaccactgtGGTACTGGATAGCCCAGCCCTGCGCCCTGCAGCCCCAACCATCAGACCACACCTCCAGCCTGTCATCAGCAAACAGGGGCTGACTACCCCAATG GTGCTCCAGCCTCGGCAGCAGGGGGCAATGGTAAGGCCTCTTCAGATGACCCCCATGGTGACCCTCAGAGGTCCGCCCCCCCACAGTCACATCATGCTGGGACAGCCACAGGTGCAGCTCAAACAGCTACAGACAG tccctgtagTGAATCCTGGAGTGTTGACTGGATCTAAGTCGTCTCCTGGTGCTGCCTCTCTGGCCACTGTAGTTCAGAAGAACAAGCTGAAGGAAGCTGGGGGCATGTTCAG GGATGACGATGACATCAATGATGTGGCATCTATGGCTGGGGTTAACCTGTCTGAGGAGAGTGCCCGTATCCTGGCAACCAACTCCGAGCTGGTGGGAGCGGTGACACGGTCCTGTAAGGACGAGGCCTTCCTCCATACCTCCACACTGACCAGTAGAATACTGGAAATAG GTAAGAAGTTTGGTGTGAGTGATCTGGGGCCGGAGGTAGTGAACTACGTGTCCCACGCCTCCCAGACCAGGCTGCAGAACCTGTTGGAGAAAGTCTCTGAGGTGGCCCAGCAGAGGAACATCAACTTCAAG GAGGACAGTCGGTACGAGCAGACGAGCGATATGCGTGCCCAGATCAAGTTCTTTGAGCAGCTGGATCAGATGGAGAAACAGAGgaaagaggagcaggagagagagattcTGATGAAGGCAGCAAAG TCTCGTTCTCGTCAAGAAGACCCTGAGCAGCTGCGGTTGAAACAGAAGGCCAAAGAG ATGCAGCAGCAGGAGCTGTTTCAGTTGAGACAGAAGGAAGCTAACCTGACGGCGCTGGCAGCCATCGGCCCCAGGAAGAAGAGGAAAATGGAGGCTGCAGCTGCTGCAGCTGGAGCTGAG ggctCAGGGTCCAGTCCCGCTGCGTCTGGTAGTGGTAGTTCAGGAGCATCCAGACAGTTTATCCGCCAGCGCATCACTCGTGTCAACCTCAGGGACCTGCTCTTCTGtttggagaatgagagagacaccAGTCACTCCCATCTCCTCTACAAAGGCTTCCTCAAATAG
- the LOC109897453 gene encoding transcription initiation factor TFIID subunit 4 isoform X4 codes for MNRTCHARRGWKKVRAKAQRGMVLVRSESGQLLMIHQQTLAQMQSQSQSQGVMAPCPATPTSTPPFQITSVQAPGTPILTRQVTPTTIIKKGLPVPTSVPVTTTLQKPPVTTTLQRPPVLQSPRIVVGSAAGTSMGTALPGATQRTVTASPGTTVTLATETMENVKKCKNFLSTLIKLASSGKQSSETAANVKDLVKDLLEGKIEVEDFTNRLYRELNSSPQPYLVPFLKRSLPALRQLTPDSAAFIQHSGLQQQASATTPTTVVLDSPALRPAAPTIRPHLQPVISKQGLTTPMVLQPRQQGAMVRPLQMTPMVTLRGPPPHSHIMLGQPQVQLKQLQTVPVVNPGVLTGSKSSPGAASLATVVQKNKLKEAGGMFRSAMDDDDINDVASMAGVNLSEESARILATNSELVGAVTRSCKDEAFLHTSTLTSRILEIGKKFGVSDLGPEVVNYVSHASQTRLQNLLEKVSEVAQQRNINFKEDSRYEQTSDMRAQIKFFEQLDQMEKQRKEEQEREILMKAAKSRSRQEDPEQLRLKQKAKEMQQQELFQLRQKEANLTALAAIGPRKKRKMEAAAAAAGAEGSGSSPAASGSGSSGASRQFIRQRITRVNLRDLLFCLENERDTSHSHLLYKGFLK; via the exons GTATGGTCCTGGTGCGCAGTGAGAGTGGGCAGCTGTTGATGATCCACCAGCAGACCCTGGCTCAGATGCAGTCCCAGTCCCAATCCCAGGGAGTCATGGCCCCCTGCCCAGCCACCCCCACCAGCACTCCTCCTTTCCAGATCACCTCAGTCCAG GCTCCTGGAACGCCCATCCTCACTAGGCAGGTGACTCCCACCACTATCATCAAGAAGGGCTTACCTGTGCCAACCTCTGTTCCTGTCACCACCACACTCCAGAAGCCTCCTGTCACCACCACACTCCAGAGGCCTCCTGTCCTACAG AGTCCCAGGATTGTGGTAGGGTCTGCTGCAGGCACTTCTATGGGGACAGCGCTACCAGGGGCCACCCAGAGGACCGTCACCGCATCACCCGGGACCACTGTCACCTTGGCAACG GAGACGATGGAGAATGTGAAGAAATGCAAGAACTTCCTGTCTACATTAATCAAGCTGGCGTCCAGCGGGAAGCAGTCCTCAGAGACTGCCGCCAACGTTAAAGACCTGGTCAAAGATCTCCTG GAAGGGAAGATTGAAGTCGAGGACTTCACCAACAGGTTATACAGAGAGCTCAACTCCTCACCTCAGCCTTACCTCGTGCCTTTCCTCAAG aggAGCCTTCCTGCTCTGCGGCAGCTCACCCCAGACTCAGCAGCCTTCATCCAGCACAGTGGGCTCCAGCAGCAGGCCTctgccaccacccccaccactgtGGTACTGGATAGCCCAGCCCTGCGCCCTGCAGCCCCAACCATCAGACCACACCTCCAGCCTGTCATCAGCAAACAGGGGCTGACTACCCCAATG GTGCTCCAGCCTCGGCAGCAGGGGGCAATGGTAAGGCCTCTTCAGATGACCCCCATGGTGACCCTCAGAGGTCCGCCCCCCCACAGTCACATCATGCTGGGACAGCCACAGGTGCAGCTCAAACAGCTACAGACAG tccctgtagTGAATCCTGGAGTGTTGACTGGATCTAAGTCGTCTCCTGGTGCTGCCTCTCTGGCCACTGTAGTTCAGAAGAACAAGCTGAAGGAAGCTGGGGGCATGTTCAGGTCAGCTAT GGATGACGATGACATCAATGATGTGGCATCTATGGCTGGGGTTAACCTGTCTGAGGAGAGTGCCCGTATCCTGGCAACCAACTCCGAGCTGGTGGGAGCGGTGACACGGTCCTGTAAGGACGAGGCCTTCCTCCATACCTCCACACTGACCAGTAGAATACTGGAAATAG GTAAGAAGTTTGGTGTGAGTGATCTGGGGCCGGAGGTAGTGAACTACGTGTCCCACGCCTCCCAGACCAGGCTGCAGAACCTGTTGGAGAAAGTCTCTGAGGTGGCCCAGCAGAGGAACATCAACTTCAAG GAGGACAGTCGGTACGAGCAGACGAGCGATATGCGTGCCCAGATCAAGTTCTTTGAGCAGCTGGATCAGATGGAGAAACAGAGgaaagaggagcaggagagagagattcTGATGAAGGCAGCAAAG TCTCGTTCTCGTCAAGAAGACCCTGAGCAGCTGCGGTTGAAACAGAAGGCCAAAGAG ATGCAGCAGCAGGAGCTGTTTCAGTTGAGACAGAAGGAAGCTAACCTGACGGCGCTGGCAGCCATCGGCCCCAGGAAGAAGAGGAAAATGGAGGCTGCAGCTGCTGCAGCTGGAGCTGAG ggctCAGGGTCCAGTCCCGCTGCGTCTGGTAGTGGTAGTTCAGGAGCATCCAGACAGTTTATCCGCCAGCGCATCACTCGTGTCAACCTCAGGGACCTGCTCTTCTGtttggagaatgagagagacaccAGTCACTCCCATCTCCTCTACAAAGGCTTCCTCAAATAG
- the LOC109897453 gene encoding transcription initiation factor TFIID subunit 4 isoform X3 yields MDASSSESDSSARHGQGKTVAVSASIITPLPNHGGKVASSETQTLNGGSFMNCHNSGSAVSLTGTPLSSSCTSSGNASVAVTVVNNGPGLSKGHASAVMPPSLNTTIIQTSFVNSQNVVTLSHAASLGTGPAISHIVRPSMQTAGSGTALNGPNAGLPFDCLNNGQSPTSVAVNAGSHIIMAEAPKTSIQTASCAVTNPSFQSAPRASTPVTVAASPGGSRSIAQQVLAPRHPQTSPNQPNVQNIQLPPGMVLVRSESGQLLMIHQQTLAQMQSQSQSQGVMAPCPATPTSTPPFQITSVQAPGTPILTRQVTPTTIIKKGLPVPTSVPVTTTLQKPPVTTTLQRPPVLQSPRIVVGSAAGTSMGTALPGATQRTVTASPGTTVTLATETMENVKKCKNFLSTLIKLASSGKQSSETAANVKDLVKDLLEGKIEVEDFTNRLYRELNSSPQPYLVPFLKRSLPALRQLTPDSAAFIQHSGLQQQASATTPTTVVLDSPALRPAAPTIRPHLQPVISKQGLTTPMVLQPRQQGAMVRPLQMTPMVTLRGPPPHSHIMLGQPQVQLKQLQTVPVVNPGVLTGSKSSPGAASLATVVQKNKLKEAGGMFRDDDDINDVASMAGVNLSEESARILATNSELVGAVTRSCKDEAFLHTSTLTSRILEIGKKFGVSDLGPEVVNYVSHASQTRLQNLLEKVSEVAQQRNINFKEDSRYEQTSDMRAQIKFFEQLDQMEKQRKEEQEREILMKAAKSRSRQEDPEQLRLKQKAKEVRGMDRLMRIWHNKICVTEVSIVGVCLCRPISCICVCLQMQQQELFQLRQKEANLTALAAIGPRKKRKMEAAAAAAGAEGSGSSPAASGSGSSGASRQFIRQRITRVNLRDLLFCLENERDTSHSHLLYKGFLK; encoded by the exons ATGGATGCCTCATCGAGTGAGTCGGACTCATCGGCACGACACGGCCAAGGAAAAACTGTTGCTGTCAGTGCCAGTATAATAACTCCTCTCCCAAACCACGGGGGGAAAGTAGCCTCTTCCGAAACTCAAACTTTGAATGGAGGCAGTTTTATGAACTGTCACAATTCAGGAagcgctgtctctctcactgggaCACCGCTGTCAAGTAGTTGCACGAGTAGCGGCAATGCCTCGGTAGCTGTCACAGTTGTCAACAACGGGCCGGGGTTGTCAAAAGGACATGCGAGCGCAGTAATGCCACCTTCATTGAACACCACTATCATCCAGACATCATTCGTGAACTCTCAGAATGTTGTCACCTTGTCTCACGCTGCGAGTCTGGGCACTGGACCTGCCATATCACATATTGTGAGGCCATCTATGCAAACTGCGGGATCGGGTACAGCGCTGAATGGTCCTAATGCGGGATTGCCTTTCGATTGCCTGAACAATGGTCAGTCACCCACGTCTGTGGCTGTCAATGCGGGGTCGCACATAATCATGGCAGAGGCGCCCAAAACAAGCATACAGACTGCTTCATGTGCTGTAACGAACCCGTCGTTCCAGAGCGCACCGAGGGCTTCCACTCCGGTGACAGTGGCTGCTAGCCCGGGAGGGAGCCGTTCTATCGCGCAACAGGTGTTGGCGCCTCGGCACCCCCAGACATCCCCGAACCAGCCCAACGTTCAGAACATCCAGCTTCCCCCAG GTATGGTCCTGGTGCGCAGTGAGAGTGGGCAGCTGTTGATGATCCACCAGCAGACCCTGGCTCAGATGCAGTCCCAGTCCCAATCCCAGGGAGTCATGGCCCCCTGCCCAGCCACCCCCACCAGCACTCCTCCTTTCCAGATCACCTCAGTCCAG GCTCCTGGAACGCCCATCCTCACTAGGCAGGTGACTCCCACCACTATCATCAAGAAGGGCTTACCTGTGCCAACCTCTGTTCCTGTCACCACCACACTCCAGAAGCCTCCTGTCACCACCACACTCCAGAGGCCTCCTGTCCTACAG AGTCCCAGGATTGTGGTAGGGTCTGCTGCAGGCACTTCTATGGGGACAGCGCTACCAGGGGCCACCCAGAGGACCGTCACCGCATCACCCGGGACCACTGTCACCTTGGCAACG GAGACGATGGAGAATGTGAAGAAATGCAAGAACTTCCTGTCTACATTAATCAAGCTGGCGTCCAGCGGGAAGCAGTCCTCAGAGACTGCCGCCAACGTTAAAGACCTGGTCAAAGATCTCCTG GAAGGGAAGATTGAAGTCGAGGACTTCACCAACAGGTTATACAGAGAGCTCAACTCCTCACCTCAGCCTTACCTCGTGCCTTTCCTCAAG aggAGCCTTCCTGCTCTGCGGCAGCTCACCCCAGACTCAGCAGCCTTCATCCAGCACAGTGGGCTCCAGCAGCAGGCCTctgccaccacccccaccactgtGGTACTGGATAGCCCAGCCCTGCGCCCTGCAGCCCCAACCATCAGACCACACCTCCAGCCTGTCATCAGCAAACAGGGGCTGACTACCCCAATG GTGCTCCAGCCTCGGCAGCAGGGGGCAATGGTAAGGCCTCTTCAGATGACCCCCATGGTGACCCTCAGAGGTCCGCCCCCCCACAGTCACATCATGCTGGGACAGCCACAGGTGCAGCTCAAACAGCTACAGACAG tccctgtagTGAATCCTGGAGTGTTGACTGGATCTAAGTCGTCTCCTGGTGCTGCCTCTCTGGCCACTGTAGTTCAGAAGAACAAGCTGAAGGAAGCTGGGGGCATGTTCAG GGATGACGATGACATCAATGATGTGGCATCTATGGCTGGGGTTAACCTGTCTGAGGAGAGTGCCCGTATCCTGGCAACCAACTCCGAGCTGGTGGGAGCGGTGACACGGTCCTGTAAGGACGAGGCCTTCCTCCATACCTCCACACTGACCAGTAGAATACTGGAAATAG GTAAGAAGTTTGGTGTGAGTGATCTGGGGCCGGAGGTAGTGAACTACGTGTCCCACGCCTCCCAGACCAGGCTGCAGAACCTGTTGGAGAAAGTCTCTGAGGTGGCCCAGCAGAGGAACATCAACTTCAAG GAGGACAGTCGGTACGAGCAGACGAGCGATATGCGTGCCCAGATCAAGTTCTTTGAGCAGCTGGATCAGATGGAGAAACAGAGgaaagaggagcaggagagagagattcTGATGAAGGCAGCAAAG TCTCGTTCTCGTCAAGAAGACCCTGAGCAGCTGCGGTTGAAACAGAAGGCCAAAGAGGTAAGAGGGATGGATAGGCTTATGAGAATTTGGCATAATAAAATATGTGTCACCGAAGTGTCCATAgtaggggtgtgtttgtgtaggccTATCtcgtgtatatgtgtttgtctcCAGATGCAGCAGCAGGAGCTGTTTCAGTTGAGACAGAAGGAAGCTAACCTGACGGCGCTGGCAGCCATCGGCCCCAGGAAGAAGAGGAAAATGGAGGCTGCAGCTGCTGCAGCTGGAGCTGAG ggctCAGGGTCCAGTCCCGCTGCGTCTGGTAGTGGTAGTTCAGGAGCATCCAGACAGTTTATCCGCCAGCGCATCACTCGTGTCAACCTCAGGGACCTGCTCTTCTGtttggagaatgagagagacaccAGTCACTCCCATCTCCTCTACAAAGGCTTCCTCAAATAG
- the LOC109897453 gene encoding transcription initiation factor TFIID subunit 4 isoform X1 → MLMSSRTNGDLLKRLQKQGLECKGGVVISNTWSQGSAMDASSSESDSSARHGQGKTVAVSASIITPLPNHGGKVASSETQTLNGGSFMNCHNSGSAVSLTGTPLSSSCTSSGNASVAVTVVNNGPGLSKGHASAVMPPSLNTTIIQTSFVNSQNVVTLSHAASLGTGPAISHIVRPSMQTAGSGTALNGPNAGLPFDCLNNGQSPTSVAVNAGSHIIMAEAPKTSIQTASCAVTNPSFQSAPRASTPVTVAASPGGSRSIAQQVLAPRHPQTSPNQPNVQNIQLPPGMVLVRSESGQLLMIHQQTLAQMQSQSQSQGVMAPCPATPTSTPPFQITSVQAPGTPILTRQVTPTTIIKKGLPVPTSVPVTTTLQKPPVTTTLQRPPVLQSPRIVVGSAAGTSMGTALPGATQRTVTASPGTTVTLATETMENVKKCKNFLSTLIKLASSGKQSSETAANVKDLVKDLLEGKIEVEDFTNRLYRELNSSPQPYLVPFLKRSLPALRQLTPDSAAFIQHSGLQQQASATTPTTVVLDSPALRPAAPTIRPHLQPVISKQGLTTPMVLQPRQQGAMVRPLQMTPMVTLRGPPPHSHIMLGQPQVQLKQLQTVPVVNPGVLTGSKSSPGAASLATVVQKNKLKEAGGMFRSAMDDDDINDVASMAGVNLSEESARILATNSELVGAVTRSCKDEAFLHTSTLTSRILEIGKKFGVSDLGPEVVNYVSHASQTRLQNLLEKVSEVAQQRNINFKEDSRYEQTSDMRAQIKFFEQLDQMEKQRKEEQEREILMKAAKSRSRQEDPEQLRLKQKAKEMQQQELFQLRQKEANLTALAAIGPRKKRKMEAAAAAAGAEGSGSSPAASGSGSSGASRQFIRQRITRVNLRDLLFCLENERDTSHSHLLYKGFLK, encoded by the exons ATGCTAATGTCCAGCAGAACAAACGGGGATTTGCTCAAGAGGTTGCAAAAGCAG GGGCTGGAGTGCAAAGGGGGTGTCGTTATTAGTAATACGTGGTCCCAGGGTTCAGCTATGGATGCCTCATCGAGTGAGTCGGACTCATCGGCACGACACGGCCAAGGAAAAACTGTTGCTGTCAGTGCCAGTATAATAACTCCTCTCCCAAACCACGGGGGGAAAGTAGCCTCTTCCGAAACTCAAACTTTGAATGGAGGCAGTTTTATGAACTGTCACAATTCAGGAagcgctgtctctctcactgggaCACCGCTGTCAAGTAGTTGCACGAGTAGCGGCAATGCCTCGGTAGCTGTCACAGTTGTCAACAACGGGCCGGGGTTGTCAAAAGGACATGCGAGCGCAGTAATGCCACCTTCATTGAACACCACTATCATCCAGACATCATTCGTGAACTCTCAGAATGTTGTCACCTTGTCTCACGCTGCGAGTCTGGGCACTGGACCTGCCATATCACATATTGTGAGGCCATCTATGCAAACTGCGGGATCGGGTACAGCGCTGAATGGTCCTAATGCGGGATTGCCTTTCGATTGCCTGAACAATGGTCAGTCACCCACGTCTGTGGCTGTCAATGCGGGGTCGCACATAATCATGGCAGAGGCGCCCAAAACAAGCATACAGACTGCTTCATGTGCTGTAACGAACCCGTCGTTCCAGAGCGCACCGAGGGCTTCCACTCCGGTGACAGTGGCTGCTAGCCCGGGAGGGAGCCGTTCTATCGCGCAACAGGTGTTGGCGCCTCGGCACCCCCAGACATCCCCGAACCAGCCCAACGTTCAGAACATCCAGCTTCCCCCAG GTATGGTCCTGGTGCGCAGTGAGAGTGGGCAGCTGTTGATGATCCACCAGCAGACCCTGGCTCAGATGCAGTCCCAGTCCCAATCCCAGGGAGTCATGGCCCCCTGCCCAGCCACCCCCACCAGCACTCCTCCTTTCCAGATCACCTCAGTCCAG GCTCCTGGAACGCCCATCCTCACTAGGCAGGTGACTCCCACCACTATCATCAAGAAGGGCTTACCTGTGCCAACCTCTGTTCCTGTCACCACCACACTCCAGAAGCCTCCTGTCACCACCACACTCCAGAGGCCTCCTGTCCTACAG AGTCCCAGGATTGTGGTAGGGTCTGCTGCAGGCACTTCTATGGGGACAGCGCTACCAGGGGCCACCCAGAGGACCGTCACCGCATCACCCGGGACCACTGTCACCTTGGCAACG GAGACGATGGAGAATGTGAAGAAATGCAAGAACTTCCTGTCTACATTAATCAAGCTGGCGTCCAGCGGGAAGCAGTCCTCAGAGACTGCCGCCAACGTTAAAGACCTGGTCAAAGATCTCCTG GAAGGGAAGATTGAAGTCGAGGACTTCACCAACAGGTTATACAGAGAGCTCAACTCCTCACCTCAGCCTTACCTCGTGCCTTTCCTCAAG aggAGCCTTCCTGCTCTGCGGCAGCTCACCCCAGACTCAGCAGCCTTCATCCAGCACAGTGGGCTCCAGCAGCAGGCCTctgccaccacccccaccactgtGGTACTGGATAGCCCAGCCCTGCGCCCTGCAGCCCCAACCATCAGACCACACCTCCAGCCTGTCATCAGCAAACAGGGGCTGACTACCCCAATG GTGCTCCAGCCTCGGCAGCAGGGGGCAATGGTAAGGCCTCTTCAGATGACCCCCATGGTGACCCTCAGAGGTCCGCCCCCCCACAGTCACATCATGCTGGGACAGCCACAGGTGCAGCTCAAACAGCTACAGACAG tccctgtagTGAATCCTGGAGTGTTGACTGGATCTAAGTCGTCTCCTGGTGCTGCCTCTCTGGCCACTGTAGTTCAGAAGAACAAGCTGAAGGAAGCTGGGGGCATGTTCAGGTCAGCTAT GGATGACGATGACATCAATGATGTGGCATCTATGGCTGGGGTTAACCTGTCTGAGGAGAGTGCCCGTATCCTGGCAACCAACTCCGAGCTGGTGGGAGCGGTGACACGGTCCTGTAAGGACGAGGCCTTCCTCCATACCTCCACACTGACCAGTAGAATACTGGAAATAG GTAAGAAGTTTGGTGTGAGTGATCTGGGGCCGGAGGTAGTGAACTACGTGTCCCACGCCTCCCAGACCAGGCTGCAGAACCTGTTGGAGAAAGTCTCTGAGGTGGCCCAGCAGAGGAACATCAACTTCAAG GAGGACAGTCGGTACGAGCAGACGAGCGATATGCGTGCCCAGATCAAGTTCTTTGAGCAGCTGGATCAGATGGAGAAACAGAGgaaagaggagcaggagagagagattcTGATGAAGGCAGCAAAG TCTCGTTCTCGTCAAGAAGACCCTGAGCAGCTGCGGTTGAAACAGAAGGCCAAAGAG ATGCAGCAGCAGGAGCTGTTTCAGTTGAGACAGAAGGAAGCTAACCTGACGGCGCTGGCAGCCATCGGCCCCAGGAAGAAGAGGAAAATGGAGGCTGCAGCTGCTGCAGCTGGAGCTGAG ggctCAGGGTCCAGTCCCGCTGCGTCTGGTAGTGGTAGTTCAGGAGCATCCAGACAGTTTATCCGCCAGCGCATCACTCGTGTCAACCTCAGGGACCTGCTCTTCTGtttggagaatgagagagacaccAGTCACTCCCATCTCCTCTACAAAGGCTTCCTCAAATAG